The Leptospira langatensis DNA segment CCTGGGTCTGGAGTTTGACGGATTTCTCGTAGCGGGTTTGGCTCTTATGGAATCTCCTGCGATCATTATCGGAGTCGCTATCGATCGGATCGCTAAGAAGAATGCAGGAGGAGAATTCTCCTGGAAAGAATTGCTGAGAGAGGCTTTCCTAGGCGGTTCTATTTTCCTTTTGGTCGGTTCCTTGATCATAGGTATGTTGACCGGAGAAAGCGGATGGAAAGCGGAGAAACCTTTTGCAGACGCTCTATTCAAGGGAATGCTTTCCTTCTTCCTTTTAGATATGGGGCTAGTCGCTGCCAAGAAGCTAAAAGATTTGAGGACGGCAGGACCTTTCCTTGTGATTTTCGCAATACTAGTTCCGTTAGCGAATGCTGCGATCGGTTTAGGACTCGCTAAATTGATCGGAATGAATGCGCCTGACGCACTCATGTTTATGATTCTATGCGCTTCCGCTTCTTATATCGCAGTGGGTGCAGCTATGAGGACCTCCGTGCCGGAAGCGAATCCGAGTCTGTACCTTCCCATGTCTCTTGCCGTTACCTTTCCGTTTAATGTGATCATCGGTATCCCTCTTTATTGGTTTGTTGTCCAACACTACCTCTGATCCATCGAATCCTTTGCACGACGTCGCTTCTGTGACATCGCTGTAGTTTCACAACTCCAAGTTCGTCGAGGCGAAAAAGGGGAGATAGTCGACTCGGATTTCGTTCGGTATATAGAGTCTTTTTCGTCCAATCCAAGCACAAATTTTTTGGCTTTTTCATTGAAGGAATCCCTCCTAAGATTATGATTTGGCGCTTGGATTTAAGACATGGACTTCTGGAAGATCCAAAGGCGAATTCTTATCATTGAAGATCGGGAAGACGAGTATCGGAGTATACTCGGTCTTTTAGAAGCGATCGAAGGTAAGAATATTGTCTCCGTGCGAGCCTTTAATGCCGAAGAAGCCGAGAAGTTCCTCGCTACGGAGTTCTTTGACATAATCATTTCTTCCCACAAAGCGGGGAAAAGCATCGTTCCTAGAAAGGATCCTGGACAACGTTACCTTCCCCCTTTGATCCTGATCGTGGAGAATGCCGAGATCCGAAAGGAGCTCCGAGGAAAGGACGAAAATGTTTCCGATATTTTAATTAAGGAAAACTTAAATTTCGATTTGTTGGACAAATCCATTCGGCTCCTTCTTCAGAGAAAGAAGAACGAAGAATCGATCGGACTTCTCAGGATGGGGATCGAAAAATCCAACGATATCTTTCTGATCACAGAAGCGAAGCCCATAGACGGAACAGGCCCGAAGATCGTCTATGTGAATGAAGCTTTTGAAAGATTAACAGGGTATAGGCGAGAAGAAGTCATCGGAAAGACTCCTCGCATTCTGCAAGGACCCAAGACAGACCGCGCGGTTTTGGCTCGTATCCGGGACAGTATTTCCAAGGGCCAAGCTTGCTTTGCAGAAGTCATCAACTACGATAAGGACGGCAAGGAATATTGGATCGAGATGGATATCTTTCCGATCACGAACGATGACGGAGTGACCACCCATTTAATGGGGATCGAAAGGGATACCACCGAAAGAAAGAATACGGAAGAACATCTTAGACAATCCCAAAAGATGGAAGCGATCGGTCAACTCGCCGGAGGGATGGCCCACGATTTCAATAATCTATTGAATGTAATATTAGCAAATCTAGATCTACTCGAACTGAAATTAAAGGATTCCGAGGACCTTCTGAAGCGGGTCCGATCCGCGCAGGATGCGATCCAAAGAGGAGTGGATGTAAATAAGAGACTTCTTGCATTTTCCAGAAAACAAGCGTTAAACCCGGAACCCTGCGATGTGAATCTTATCTTAAAGGAGTTTCGTCCTATTCTAGATCAGATCCGGACGGAGAATATAGAGATAGAGTATGAGTTCTCCGACGAGAAAATCATTTGCGACATAGAAAGGGGAGGCCTGGAAAACGCAGTCCTGAACTTGGCGTTGAACGCGAGAGATTCTATGCCGAACGGCGGGAAAATATATATTTCCTGCGGATTCCTCCGAAACGGAGAAGAAACGGGTTCTAGGATCTCCGGTTTGGAGCCTGTAGATTACAGCTTGATCACGGTGACGGATACCGGAACCGGGATGGACGAAGCGACAAAGGCGCGTATCTTTGATCCTTTTTTTTCCACTAAGGGAGGAGGGAAGGGAACCGGTTTAGGATTGACCATGGTTTACGGTTTTGTAAAACAATCGAACGGTTTCTTGAAAGTGATCACTGTGCCGGATTACGGGTCCAGTTTTTTGATCTTTCTGCCTCTTCTAAAAAATTCTTCGGAAGGGATCTCTCATTCTTCGGATCATAAAAATCCTTTGGTTAGAAAAAAGGCATTGGTGATCGAGGAGAATCGCGAAACTGCGGAGCTTGCGGGTGTGTATTTAAGAGAACTCGGTTTCGAACCACTTCTGACCTCAGATATTAAACGGCTTACCCATTTCTTCTCGGGAGATCCTAATATTTCTTTCGTACTATTGGATCTTCATTTGGCAAGATCGAAAGGATTGGATATCAAAGCAGAGCTGGACCGCTTAGACTCTAAAAGAGTAATTCTAACTTCGTCTAACGATCTTAAGGAGTCAGGAATCCCGAACGGATTTCCGTTCATCCGTAAGCCTTATACTAAAATGGCTTTGAAAGAAGCGGTCCGTAAGATCGGAGAGAGTCTTGCATGACGGATCTTAAGAGCGCGAAGAAGCTTTTGATCTTGGACGATGAAGAAGAGATCGCCAAGATATTGGGAGAAATTGCAGAGGACTGCGGCTTCTCCGTTTCCCTCACTCATACCGCGCCCGATTTCCTGAACAAGGTGGATGCTAGTTTCGATTGCGTGATATTGGATCTGATGATCCCAGGTATGGACGGAGTGGACGTTATTCGTTCTCTCTCCGAAAAGGAAGTCCATCCGGATGTGATCCTGATCTCCGGAGCGGATCGCAGGACCCTTCATAGTGCGGAGACTCTCGCGGGCGAATATGGATTGAATATAGTCGCCGTAATGGAGAAGCCGATCCGTATCTCCGATATTCGAGGGATACTTTCCGCGATGATCGAGAAGGAATCGAAAGACAGTTCCTCTCGTGTGAAATCGGACGGAGCAGGAAAGACCGGGCCCGTTTTTACGAAAGAGGAACTCTTAGATGCGGTCCATGCGAATCAATTTGTATTATACTACCAACCGAAGTTCGATCTAAAGACCGGTAAGGTAGAAGGGTTTGAGTCCTTGGTCCGATGGAACCATCCTAAACTAGGACTGGTATTTCCGGATTCCTTTCTTCCGCTTATGGAGAAGGAGACTTCTATCCTGAACCTGATGACAGAAAAGATCATAGACCAGGCCTTGGATGAGACCAGGAATTGGAATTCGAACGGAAGGAATCTGCGTGTGGCGGTTAACGTGTCTCCTGTGACCCTGACCGAGTTGGATTTTCCCGAAAGAATACTTTCTAAGATCAAGAATAAGAATATTCCCCAGAGCCAATTCCAGATGGAGATCACGGAAACTAGCTTCTTGGAAAATATACGATTTACTCAGGATATCCTGACAAGATTGAGGATCCGAGGCATAGGTCTTTCGATAGACGATTTTGGGACGGGCTATTCGTCCCTAAAACAGTTACATAGATTCCCTTTTACCGAGTTGAAAATCGACAAATCCTTTGTAATGGATTCCCCAAGGGATAGAGAATCGTTATTTATTTGTCAGGCTTCCATAGATTTGGGTCACAAGTTAGGAATGCATGTCGTTGCGGAAGGTATAGAAACTGCCGAGGTCGAAAGATTAATGAAGGAGGCTGGTTGCGATATAGGACAGGGCTATTATTATTCTAGGCCAATTCCTCCCGAAAAAATTCCGGAAATTCTTTCCAAATTCGGCTAAACCTATCAATCTAGGTAGGAAATGGCTACGGGTCGAGATGAGGAATTATCCAAGAAAGGCCCTTTAGGTAAACTTCCTGGGTCGGCTCAAGAGATCGGACCCATATTGGATTCGATCTCGGATGCGTTTATCTTTGCTGACGACAATTGGTATCTAACGTATGTGAACGAAAAGGCGGAGATACTATTTCGTCATTCCCGCCAAGACCTTATAGGCAAGAATCTACTCCAAGATTTTCCCGGACTTCTCGGAACGGAGTTCGAAACCCACTACAAAAGAGCGAAAGAAACCGGAAAGCCTAGTACGGTAGAGGCATTCTATAAGCCTCATAATACCTGGCTAGAAGGAAGGATCTATCCTCGTCCCGAAGGATTTCTGATCTATTATATTGATATTACTCAAAGAAAGAGAAGAGAGATCACCTGGGCGATCAGTGAAAGCCTTCTTCTGGACATTTCCACTTCGGATAATTTAAGTACAGCATTTGAGAAGGCTCTTCGTACCTTAATTAAGAATACGGAATGGACTTACGGACAGATCTGGAGATCTAGAGAAGGGACTGTCTATATCAATCACGGAGATCCGTATGTGTATTCTTCCGAGAACCAGCTTTCCTTTAGGGAAGATTCCGTAGGCAAGTTGTTCGATATTAAACAAGGGATCCTGAAGACGGTAAGCGAGACGGGAGAATTGTATTTTATTCCGGATCTCGAAAAAGATCATAATCTAAAGAGAAGGGAATCTGCTTTAGCTGCCGGTTTTCGTTCCTGGTTAGGGATCCCAATCGTATCTAACGGAAGATTCTACGAAATAGAACTTCTTTCCGAGAATGTCTTAACCGAAGAAGCGGCTCATTTGGATCTACTAAGGGTGGTCTCCAAAAGATTCGCAGAGATCGTAAGCAGAAGAGCCGCCGACGAGGAAAGGAAGGCGATGATAGAGCTCTCTTCCGACATCATTCTGACGATATCTTCTGACTGTCTGATCCGCAAGGTCAATCCTGCGTTCAGTAAGCTTCTCGGATACGAGAGAAAACATCTAATTAATAAAAATCTGTTGGACTTTCTGCATCCGGAAGATGTGGGGATGACCAAACTGAACATTTCTACTGTCTCTAAGGAAAAATTCGAAAGCAGATGCATTACCAAGGACGGAAGAGTCTGCTATTTATTCTGGAATATGGTCCAGTCTCCGGATTCCGGAACTATATTCTGCATCGGTAGGGATATCACTGAGGATAAACTCACTCTGCAAAAATTGGAATCTGCAGCAGAAGAATTGAATCGAAGCAAGGAACAGCTCCAAAAGGCGCAGAAGATCGCTAAGATGGGAAGCTGGACCATGGAGTTAGAGGGAGAATTGTCCTGGTCTCTCGGCCTGTATGAAATGTTCGAATTGGATCCAAAGACTCCTGCTCCTAATTTCGAGGAGTTCATCGGATTTGTCCATCCGGACGATAGGGAACGTATATTAAAGAATTATGAAGTATTCCTATTGGAAGGCGTTTTTGAAGAAGCGGAGTTACGGATCGTCACGAGAGAAGGCAAAGAGAAATTCGTAATGGTCAAGGGAGAAGTCATCTTAAGCAAACAGGGCAAGGTGATCGGTAGCTCCGGTACCATGCAGGATATTACCGAAGAAAAGGAATGGAACGATTCCTTAAGACAGCTCCAAAAAATGGAGGCAGTCGGCCAACTTGCCGGCGGAATGGCTCACGATTTCAATAATCTACTGAATATTATTTTAGCCAATCTGGATCTTCTAGAATTACATTTAAGGGAAACACCCGAACTATTAAAAAGGGTTTTTTCCGCACAGGATGCGGTTCAAAGAGGGGCGGAGCTGAATCGAAGACTTCTTTCCTTCTCACGTAAACAAGCGGTGAATCCGGAAGTTGCGGATGTGAATCATGTGATCTCCGATTTCCTGCCGATCGTATCTAAGATACGGAACGATATGGTCAGTCTGGAATTCTGCTCCGAAGATTTTCCTTTAGTGTGTTCTTTTGAGAAGAACGGTCTGGAAAATGCGCTCTTAAATCTTTGTCTGAATGCCAGGGACGCGATGCCTAAGGGCGGACGGATCCTGATCAGCGTCGCCTTCTCTCCAGGGGGAAAAGAAAATCATACTGCACTTTTGGGGGCCTTGGAAATAGGAGACGCCTGCGTGATCTCGGTGAGGGATGAAGGAGTTGGAATGGATCCTTCTACGCAGGAAAGGGTGTTCGAACCTTTCTTTACTACCAAAGAGACTGGCAAGGGGACCGGACTCGGTATGCCGATGGTTTACGGATTTGTAAAACAGTCTAATGGAGCCATTTCCGTTTATAGCGAACCGAATAAGGGGACCACAATAGATATCTATCTTCCGCTTGTCAGAGAGCCGGAACTACTTACCGCGGACGAGATCCCTTTGGATAGAAGATATAGAAAAATACTCTTAGTAGAAAAGAGCCTAAAAGGCGAGAATTATCTTTGTGCATTATTGAAAAGAGCGGGATACGAGATCCTGCATGCGTACGATATATACGAATCCAGAGCAGTACTCGAAAGCGAAACAGGTATCGTCGCAGTCTTTGTGGACGAAGAACTTTGTTTAAACGATCCGGATTCTGTTGGATGGGAAAAACTAAAAAGTTTGTACCGGGTTATTACGATTTCCGAATGGAATGCTAAGACCCAAGAAAAATCCGAAAACGATCTGAAAAGACCGTATAACTGGAGCAAATTGAGAAGGCTATTGGGCGTATCCGTTCTGGATCGGGATACGGTGTAGATCCTAACTTCTTTTAAAGAAGGTAAGTTTAAAGAAAATATAAAGTATCTTAAAGCCTGCCTTTAGGCTTCCTATCAGATTTCCGCTGATCTTGGACCTTCCGCCTTTTCGCTTTTCGTAGTGCACCGGAATTTCCCGGATGATCATTTTCTTTCGGACCGCTTTGATCTGCATTTCCAGATTCCATCCCCAGGTCAGATCTTCTAATTCTAGAGAGAGAAGGGAATCCCACTTTAAGATCCGGAAGGGTCCTAGATCCGAAAAAGAAACCCCATAAAAAGTCCGGATCAAAAAGCAAGAGAGAGAATTCCCGAATTTTTGTAAGAAGGAAAGGGAACCTTCTTCTGCATTTCCAAGAGTCCTAGATCCAATCACAAAATCTGTGTTTGGGTCGGATGCGAAAGGAAGGAATAATTCCTTTAAATCGTTCGGATCGTCGGAGCCGTCCGCATCCATGAATATGATATGGCTTGGAGTCGTTTGCGACCTCTTCAAGAAGTTGATCCCGGCTAAACAAGCGGCGCCATATCCTCTCTTAGGTTCCAAGATCAGGATCGCTCCTGCTTGGATGGCGATATTTGGAGTGGAATCTTGAGAGCCATTATCCAAGACCAAGATCTGATCCGGGCGGATCCCTAAACGTATAAGAGAGTCCAGAACGCCCGGAAGGCTCTCCTCTTCGTTCAACGCAGGAATTAGAAATTTGGCCGAAGACCAAATCGGATTCATGAAAAGATCATTCTCCTCTTCGATCCGAAGATATTCGTATTAGCTCTTTCGGGGAATACAATTTTCTTTTATGAGTTCGAAGATCTACTTCTTCCTTATAGACGATACTGGAGAAGGGATAATGATCTTCTATCTTAGAGATCATCCTCTTAAATTCTTCTGTTGCAAGATCATTCCCTTTTCTCATATACTCCGCGTTGGATTCCTTGAGACGAACATGATAAAATTCTAAAACGACTTTAGCGGGAGAAGAAGGGACCGAAAAGGATCCGTTCCAGTTCTTAGTCTCTCCGGGAAGGATCCTAGTATCGGCGATCAGTCTTGCTTTCGGATACCATTCCCATTCCTGTCCGAACTTGATCTCTTTCTTTTCTAGCAATTTTCCCCGGGCATCTAAAATGGAAACTCTGCCTAATAGGAATCGTTCCGGATCCCCCGTTGGTATATTATGAGCTGCTTTTTCATTCTTAAAAGAAACGGAATATTCTAATTTATCCTTTGCTAAGTCCCAGAGGATCGGATCCACTTTTAGTCCGATCTGATAACCTCCCGGGATTTGTTTCTCATACAGATCGAATCTTTTCGGGACTCCTCCGCCTATGAACGCGTGTTTATGACCGGTTCTCACAGGAGTTCCTAATTCCGATTTTACGAATTTGCGTTCGATTTCCTGCATATGGCAGGACCCACAGGTTTCCTTTCCATGAGTCGATTTCGAGGATTGCAATTCCTTGCCGGTTTTGAAGGCACAAACCAACTGATCGTCCAGTTCGTAATTCGCATTATGACAATCTAAACAACGATCCTTCAGTTTTTCAGGTTGGATCCTGACAGGATGAGGGGGCTTGGTATTTCCGTTTGCACCGATCACGTACGAATTCCCTTGTTCGTCCAAGCGAACATGACAAGCGGCGCAGGTGATCGCTTCCGACTTCATCTTAGGGTCGAAGTGAGGATTCTTTTCCTCTATAGGCAGTTTATAGTCCCCATTTTGCAGATAGTTTACCAGATTCTCCCTTTGGTTCGCCACAGGAGTATGGCAATTCAAGCAAAGCCATTTAGGAGAAGAAGACTTGGTTAGCTCCGATTGGAATTGTATATCGGAGAGAGCGTTTGCATGAGTGGAAGTCTTCCACTCTTGGTAGATCTCCGTATGGCACCTGCCGCAATTCTCCGCTCTCACTTCTCCTACACCTGCAAGAGGCGGGAGATTCGGGACCGGCTTTGCCCAGGGAGCATTTGAAAAGACCCGATCGACGGAGACAGGTTCCAGAACCTGTTTGGGCCAAAGAAGGTAAGCGATCCCCAAAGAGAAGAATAGAAATCCGAGACTCCAATAGATCCTTTTCTTTTGTATGTCGGACATCAACGGATCTTATTTCAAAACTAAGGGATGATTTGCAAACTTAGGAGAAGTCCACTCCCACATGGAGCCTGCGTAATTCTTGGCATCATAACCTAAGGAAACCAAAACAGAAGTCATCCATCCGGATCGAACTCCGCCGGTGCAATAAGAGATCACAGTCTTGTCCTTGGAGATCCCCAACTCATGCAATTTAGGGAGGATCTTTGCATCGGAAAGAAGATAACCATCCTTGTCCAGGAGTTGTTTGTAGTACAGCCATTTCGCACCCGGAAGATGTCCTCCCTTGGATTCCCCATAAGGAGTTTCTCCTAAGTATTCTCTTTCTTCTCTTGTGTCTATGAACACTGAATTTCTGTCTCCCAGTTTACTATGGACCAGTTGCACATCGGCAGTTAAGTTCCCTTTATCGGAAGGAATGCTTTTGATCTTTGCAAGCAGATCCGGACGAGAAAGGATGGAAGAAGCGTTTGCCTTACGGATCGCGGCATATCCTCCGTCCACGATAAATGATTTAGAAAATCCTAATGCACGTAAGGACCATACGATCCTACCTTCTTCTCCCCAACCGTTGATAGGATCTCCATACACTAGAATAATATGGTCTTCTTTTAATCCTTTTTTGTACAGGACTTCCTTTGCTTCCGCTTTCGAAAGAAGATTTCCCTGGAAAGGAGAATCCTTTCGAGAGATTGCCTGCCAATTCAAAGGGATGGACTTAGGGAAGGATGAAAGAGTGATTCCTTCTCTTGCATCTATAAATATGCCTCCCTGTTTGGACAGGTACAATGACTCCGGTGCTCCCAAAAACCAACCTCTAAGGCCTGAGATCCGATCCTCGTTTGCCAAAACCGGACCAGAAACCAGAAAAAAGAAAATAAGTGCTACAAATCCTTGCATTCTAACAGAGCTTACTATATTTAGCGTAATGTCAATAAATAATACAAAATATTCTATATAGCAGATTATTTTTGCTATTACGGATAAATTGGCGAGATTTTTTAGATAAAATCTTAGGCAAAGGTAGAATAAATTGGTAAAAATGCATTCGATCGGAAGAAGGATCCGGTTACAAGGATATGGGATCCTGGTCTGGCTCCCGCTTTCTTTTTTCTACTTAGCCGTTTTACTCTGCTTCGAGATCCTGAATCGAAAGAGATTACTTGGCGGGAGCTCCTACATACTTGGGTTCTTTGCGATCAGTCTTGCGTATCTAATTCTATTTCGTTTTAGGATGAAAGAACGATCCGAGACTCTCGGTGTTGTTTGCGGTCTTGTTCTTAGGATCATACTCGTCTTCCTTCTTCCGATCTTCGAAGATGATTGGGCCAGGTATCTCTGGGACGGATTTCAAACGAAGCAAAACGGAACACCGTATGGAA contains these protein-coding regions:
- a CDS encoding sodium-dependent bicarbonate transport family permease, yielding MDPKLILENLLNPPVLFFFLGIVAVLLKSGLEIPDALSKFFGMYLMFAIGFKGGFELAEAKFTSANFLTLVACSGMALFVPLYTFFILRLKLDVHNAAAIAATYGSVSAGTFVTAHAFLNNLGLEFDGFLVAGLALMESPAIIIGVAIDRIAKKNAGGEFSWKELLREAFLGGSIFLLVGSLIIGMLTGESGWKAEKPFADALFKGMLSFFLLDMGLVAAKKLKDLRTAGPFLVIFAILVPLANAAIGLGLAKLIGMNAPDALMFMILCASASYIAVGAAMRTSVPEANPSLYLPMSLAVTFPFNVIIGIPLYWFVVQHYL
- a CDS encoding PAS domain S-box protein, whose product is MDFWKIQRRILIIEDREDEYRSILGLLEAIEGKNIVSVRAFNAEEAEKFLATEFFDIIISSHKAGKSIVPRKDPGQRYLPPLILIVENAEIRKELRGKDENVSDILIKENLNFDLLDKSIRLLLQRKKNEESIGLLRMGIEKSNDIFLITEAKPIDGTGPKIVYVNEAFERLTGYRREEVIGKTPRILQGPKTDRAVLARIRDSISKGQACFAEVINYDKDGKEYWIEMDIFPITNDDGVTTHLMGIERDTTERKNTEEHLRQSQKMEAIGQLAGGMAHDFNNLLNVILANLDLLELKLKDSEDLLKRVRSAQDAIQRGVDVNKRLLAFSRKQALNPEPCDVNLILKEFRPILDQIRTENIEIEYEFSDEKIICDIERGGLENAVLNLALNARDSMPNGGKIYISCGFLRNGEETGSRISGLEPVDYSLITVTDTGTGMDEATKARIFDPFFSTKGGGKGTGLGLTMVYGFVKQSNGFLKVITVPDYGSSFLIFLPLLKNSSEGISHSSDHKNPLVRKKALVIEENRETAELAGVYLRELGFEPLLTSDIKRLTHFFSGDPNISFVLLDLHLARSKGLDIKAELDRLDSKRVILTSSNDLKESGIPNGFPFIRKPYTKMALKEAVRKIGESLA
- a CDS encoding GGDEF/EAL domain-containing response regulator, which encodes MTDLKSAKKLLILDDEEEIAKILGEIAEDCGFSVSLTHTAPDFLNKVDASFDCVILDLMIPGMDGVDVIRSLSEKEVHPDVILISGADRRTLHSAETLAGEYGLNIVAVMEKPIRISDIRGILSAMIEKESKDSSSRVKSDGAGKTGPVFTKEELLDAVHANQFVLYYQPKFDLKTGKVEGFESLVRWNHPKLGLVFPDSFLPLMEKETSILNLMTEKIIDQALDETRNWNSNGRNLRVAVNVSPVTLTELDFPERILSKIKNKNIPQSQFQMEITETSFLENIRFTQDILTRLRIRGIGLSIDDFGTGYSSLKQLHRFPFTELKIDKSFVMDSPRDRESLFICQASIDLGHKLGMHVVAEGIETAEVERLMKEAGCDIGQGYYYSRPIPPEKIPEILSKFG
- a CDS encoding PAS domain S-box protein translates to MATGRDEELSKKGPLGKLPGSAQEIGPILDSISDAFIFADDNWYLTYVNEKAEILFRHSRQDLIGKNLLQDFPGLLGTEFETHYKRAKETGKPSTVEAFYKPHNTWLEGRIYPRPEGFLIYYIDITQRKRREITWAISESLLLDISTSDNLSTAFEKALRTLIKNTEWTYGQIWRSREGTVYINHGDPYVYSSENQLSFREDSVGKLFDIKQGILKTVSETGELYFIPDLEKDHNLKRRESALAAGFRSWLGIPIVSNGRFYEIELLSENVLTEEAAHLDLLRVVSKRFAEIVSRRAADEERKAMIELSSDIILTISSDCLIRKVNPAFSKLLGYERKHLINKNLLDFLHPEDVGMTKLNISTVSKEKFESRCITKDGRVCYLFWNMVQSPDSGTIFCIGRDITEDKLTLQKLESAAEELNRSKEQLQKAQKIAKMGSWTMELEGELSWSLGLYEMFELDPKTPAPNFEEFIGFVHPDDRERILKNYEVFLLEGVFEEAELRIVTREGKEKFVMVKGEVILSKQGKVIGSSGTMQDITEEKEWNDSLRQLQKMEAVGQLAGGMAHDFNNLLNIILANLDLLELHLRETPELLKRVFSAQDAVQRGAELNRRLLSFSRKQAVNPEVADVNHVISDFLPIVSKIRNDMVSLEFCSEDFPLVCSFEKNGLENALLNLCLNARDAMPKGGRILISVAFSPGGKENHTALLGALEIGDACVISVRDEGVGMDPSTQERVFEPFFTTKETGKGTGLGMPMVYGFVKQSNGAISVYSEPNKGTTIDIYLPLVREPELLTADEIPLDRRYRKILLVEKSLKGENYLCALLKRAGYEILHAYDIYESRAVLESETGIVAVFVDEELCLNDPDSVGWEKLKSLYRVITISEWNAKTQEKSENDLKRPYNWSKLRRLLGVSVLDRDTV
- a CDS encoding glycosyltransferase family 2 protein, whose amino-acid sequence is MNPIWSSAKFLIPALNEEESLPGVLDSLIRLGIRPDQILVLDNGSQDSTPNIAIQAGAILILEPKRGYGAACLAGINFLKRSQTTPSHIIFMDADGSDDPNDLKELFLPFASDPNTDFVIGSRTLGNAEEGSLSFLQKFGNSLSCFLIRTFYGVSFSDLGPFRILKWDSLLSLELEDLTWGWNLEMQIKAVRKKMIIREIPVHYEKRKGGRSKISGNLIGSLKAGFKILYIFFKLTFFKRS
- a CDS encoding multiheme c-type cytochrome; translated protein: MSDIQKKRIYWSLGFLFFSLGIAYLLWPKQVLEPVSVDRVFSNAPWAKPVPNLPPLAGVGEVRAENCGRCHTEIYQEWKTSTHANALSDIQFQSELTKSSSPKWLCLNCHTPVANQRENLVNYLQNGDYKLPIEEKNPHFDPKMKSEAITCAACHVRLDEQGNSYVIGANGNTKPPHPVRIQPEKLKDRCLDCHNANYELDDQLVCAFKTGKELQSSKSTHGKETCGSCHMQEIERKFVKSELGTPVRTGHKHAFIGGGVPKRFDLYEKQIPGGYQIGLKVDPILWDLAKDKLEYSVSFKNEKAAHNIPTGDPERFLLGRVSILDARGKLLEKKEIKFGQEWEWYPKARLIADTRILPGETKNWNGSFSVPSSPAKVVLEFYHVRLKESNAEYMRKGNDLATEEFKRMISKIEDHYPFSSIVYKEEVDLRTHKRKLYSPKELIRISSDRRGE
- a CDS encoding sulfurtransferase, which gives rise to MQGFVALIFFFLVSGPVLANEDRISGLRGWFLGAPESLYLSKQGGIFIDAREGITLSSFPKSIPLNWQAISRKDSPFQGNLLSKAEAKEVLYKKGLKEDHIILVYGDPINGWGEEGRIVWSLRALGFSKSFIVDGGYAAIRKANASSILSRPDLLAKIKSIPSDKGNLTADVQLVHSKLGDRNSVFIDTREEREYLGETPYGESKGGHLPGAKWLYYKQLLDKDGYLLSDAKILPKLHELGISKDKTVISYCTGGVRSGWMTSVLVSLGYDAKNYAGSMWEWTSPKFANHPLVLK